One segment of Solanum stenotomum isolate F172 chromosome 1, ASM1918654v1, whole genome shotgun sequence DNA contains the following:
- the LOC125853901 gene encoding uncharacterized protein LOC125853901, with translation MRVTHVDKVELASFQLKGIAQIWYDQWKETRPAGLGPIEWEGFKSAFLDSFFPLEMREALLLEFIKLRQNDLSVKEYAWMFTQLSKYVPILVSNPKLGMSKFVSGLSELVVKECRMAMFEHNMYISCLVVYAFEIDQKKLKERLREKKRVRIDDDSSSLGRFSGQGPSKFFPRFSEERVSNPKPQRGRNSEFVLLKPTCNICGRKHYGRCLAGMEGCYGCGGSDHKMRDCSILTARGKERKKIRFNALQARGEQECPPNVAPDMCFMLI, from the coding sequence ATGAGAGTAACTCATGTAGATAAGGTGGAGTTAGCTTCTTTTCAACTCAAAGGGATTGCACAAATATGGTATGATCAATGGAAAGAGACTAGACCGGCAGGATTGGGCCCTATAGAGTGGGAAGGGTTCAAGAGTGCTTTTCTAGATAGTTTCTTCCCTTTAGAGATGAGAGAAGCTTTGTTGCTTGAGTTCATAAAACTTAGACAAAATGATTTGAGTGTTAAAGAATATGCATGGAtgttcactcaattgtctaagtatgttCCAATTCTAGTGTCCAATCCCAAATTGggaatgagtaagtttgtgtcgggaTTGTCCGAGTTAGTGGTAAAAGAATGTCGTATGGCCATGTTTGAGCATAATATGTATATCTCTTGTCTTGTAGTTTATGCCTTTGAAATTGATCAAAAGAAACTTAAAGAAAGGTTGAGGGAGAAAAAAAGGGTTAGAATAGATGATGATAGTTCTTCTCTTGGAAGGTTCTCCGGACAAGGTCCTTCTAAGTTTTTCCCAAGGTTTAGTGAagagagggtgtctaaccctaagcctcaaagAGGGAGAAATAGTGAATTTGTGTTACTTAAGCCTACTTGCAATATATGTGGAAGGAAACATTATGGTAGGTGTTTAGCCGGTATGGAAggttgttatggttgtggtGGAAGTGACCATAAAATGAGAGATTGCTCGATACTTACAGCTAGGGgaaaagagaggaagaaaatTAGGTTCAATGCTCTCCAAGCTAGAGGTGAGCAAGAGTGTCCTCCAAATGTTGCTCCCGATATGTGTTTCATGCTTATTTAG